One part of the Rhodococcus oxybenzonivorans genome encodes these proteins:
- a CDS encoding copper resistance CopC family protein, producing MTSWFTRAVLVAAAVFAWAALTAGPGMAHAALESSNPADGAQIDAAPDNVTLVFNQDIQPNFAALTVVGSDGAQWGRSEPAVDGRLLSVDLDGLGAAGQYTVAFRVVSSDGHPIAGTYTFDLTQAGAAATPTAGTALSATTAASTSQAQPAEESGGFPVWILLVIGVVVVGGAVTFMLAKKPNTRR from the coding sequence ATGACTTCCTGGTTCACCCGCGCCGTCCTCGTCGCGGCCGCGGTCTTCGCCTGGGCCGCTCTGACCGCCGGCCCGGGAATGGCTCACGCCGCGCTCGAAAGCAGCAACCCGGCCGACGGCGCCCAGATCGATGCCGCCCCGGACAACGTCACCCTGGTGTTCAATCAGGACATTCAACCGAACTTCGCCGCCCTGACCGTGGTGGGTTCCGACGGCGCCCAGTGGGGGCGCTCCGAGCCGGCCGTCGACGGCCGGCTCCTGAGCGTCGACCTGGACGGTCTCGGCGCTGCCGGGCAGTACACCGTCGCGTTCCGGGTCGTCTCCTCCGACGGTCATCCGATCGCCGGCACCTACACCTTCGACCTCACCCAGGCAGGGGCCGCGGCTACTCCCACCGCCGGTACAGCGCTTTCGGCGACCACGGCTGCGAGCACCTCCCAAGCACAGCCAGCGGAGGAGTCCGGTGGATTCCCCGTCTGGATCCTGCTGGTGATCGGTGTGGTGGTCGTCGGCGGCGCGGTCACCTTCATGCTCGCCAAAAAGCCGAACACCCGAAGATGA
- the cobU gene encoding bifunctional adenosylcobinamide kinase/adenosylcobinamide-phosphate guanylyltransferase encodes MSPAEPPNRPDLPHRSSRTLVLGGARSGKSAYAERLAHTLAGTGSVRYLATSRRDPSDVDWEDRVEQHRVRRPATWTTIETAPGRDLAEQLRSSTDAPVTLVDDLGTWLTVEFDAAGAWDLPRGTLAGEVEELVASVRDYPGDLVLVTPEVGLGVIPETRSGRLFRDEIGALNARLAEVCDRAVLVVAGLTMTLKDLPAANASGTTVPSRTRGQA; translated from the coding sequence GTGTCCCCCGCCGAACCCCCGAACCGACCGGATCTCCCCCACAGGTCCTCGCGGACCCTGGTTCTCGGCGGCGCACGATCCGGGAAGTCGGCATACGCCGAACGGCTGGCGCACACTCTCGCGGGTACCGGATCGGTCCGCTACCTCGCCACCAGTCGCCGCGATCCCAGCGATGTCGATTGGGAGGACCGCGTCGAGCAGCACCGAGTCCGCCGTCCCGCCACCTGGACCACGATCGAGACGGCCCCGGGCCGCGACCTCGCCGAACAATTGCGGTCGTCCACCGACGCCCCTGTCACCCTGGTGGACGATCTGGGCACCTGGCTGACCGTGGAGTTCGACGCCGCCGGTGCCTGGGATCTGCCACGAGGCACCCTCGCAGGCGAGGTTGAGGAACTGGTCGCGAGCGTCCGCGACTACCCCGGTGACCTCGTCCTCGTGACACCGGAGGTCGGCCTCGGCGTCATCCCGGAGACCCGCTCCGGACGCCTCTTCCGCGACGAAATCGGTGCCCTCAACGCCCGGCTGGCCGAGGTCTGCGATCGGGCAGTCCTCGTGGTGGCCGGGCTGACCATGACCCTGAAAGACCTTCCCGCCGCGAATGCATCCGGGACAACAGTTCCCAGTCGAACGAGAGGCCAAGCGTGA
- a CDS encoding ArsR/SmtB family transcription factor, with product MNADNGSCRRRLPDDQVDLVVEVFRMLADSTRVQVLWALVDRELSVNDLAEHVGKPAPSVSQHLAKLRMARLVRTRKEGTQVIYRLENDHIRQLVTDAVFNAEHAGPGVPGHHRTGDELRILHPERKSGSAPSSAGAEVPAPARAEGGQA from the coding sequence ATGAATGCAGATAACGGTTCATGCCGTCGGCGCTTGCCGGACGATCAGGTTGATCTGGTGGTCGAGGTCTTCCGCATGCTGGCCGATTCCACCCGCGTGCAGGTGCTGTGGGCGTTGGTGGATCGAGAGTTGTCGGTCAACGACCTGGCCGAGCATGTGGGAAAGCCTGCCCCGTCGGTGTCGCAGCATTTGGCGAAGCTGCGGATGGCGCGTTTGGTGCGTACACGGAAGGAAGGCACCCAGGTGATCTACCGGCTGGAGAATGATCACATCCGCCAGTTGGTTACCGATGCCGTGTTCAATGCGGAGCATGCCGGGCCGGGTGTTCCAGGGCATCACCGCACCGGTGACGAGTTGCGGATTCTGCATCCCGAGCGAAAGTCGGGTTCGGCTCCGTCTTCGGCAGGTGCCGAGGTTCCGGCTCCCGCACGTGCGGAGGGTGGACAGGCATGA
- the cobT gene encoding nicotinate-nucleotide--dimethylbenzimidazole phosphoribosyltransferase: protein MTSESVSNDPGRFDPVPPPDDTIRRTAEARQLQLTKPAGSLGRLEVLACWASACQGICPPAPFERARVVVFAGDHGVARTGVSAYPPEVTAQMVANFLGGGAAVNTLADRAGASVRVVDMSVDGDTDPTVSAYKVRRSSGVIDREDALTSEETLRAIEAGRSIADHEIDSGADLLIAGDMGIGNTTPATVLIAALTDTEPVAAVGRGTGIDDAGWIRKTAVIRDALRRARPVVRDTVALLRTVSGADIAAMAGFLAQASARRTPVILDGVVVTAAAMVAEELAHGARAWWLAGHRSTEPAHTIALKHLQLDPLLELDMRLGEGSGAVAALPILQGAVATLAFMATFDEAGVSTGDVTEADVADVD, encoded by the coding sequence GTGACGAGCGAGTCCGTGAGCAACGACCCCGGTCGGTTCGATCCGGTTCCCCCACCGGACGACACGATCCGCCGCACGGCCGAAGCCCGTCAACTGCAGCTCACCAAACCGGCCGGCTCACTGGGACGGCTCGAGGTACTCGCATGCTGGGCATCGGCATGCCAGGGAATATGTCCGCCCGCACCTTTCGAACGGGCCCGCGTCGTCGTCTTTGCCGGGGATCACGGAGTCGCGCGCACCGGGGTGTCGGCGTATCCCCCCGAAGTGACGGCGCAAATGGTCGCCAATTTTCTCGGCGGCGGGGCCGCGGTCAACACTCTCGCCGACCGAGCGGGTGCCAGTGTGCGCGTGGTCGACATGTCGGTCGACGGCGACACCGATCCGACGGTGTCGGCGTACAAGGTGCGGCGCTCGTCGGGGGTGATCGACCGCGAGGACGCACTCACTTCCGAAGAGACCCTGCGGGCCATCGAAGCCGGTCGCTCCATCGCGGATCACGAAATAGATTCCGGCGCTGATCTTCTCATCGCCGGAGACATGGGAATCGGCAACACCACCCCTGCCACGGTGCTCATCGCGGCGCTGACGGACACCGAGCCCGTCGCAGCGGTGGGCCGGGGAACCGGTATCGACGACGCCGGGTGGATACGAAAGACGGCGGTGATCCGCGACGCCCTGCGCCGCGCTCGGCCCGTCGTCCGTGACACGGTGGCCTTGTTACGCACCGTGTCGGGCGCGGACATTGCAGCGATGGCAGGTTTTCTCGCGCAGGCGTCCGCGCGCCGGACGCCGGTGATCCTCGACGGCGTCGTCGTCACGGCCGCTGCCATGGTTGCCGAGGAACTGGCTCACGGCGCCCGCGCGTGGTGGCTCGCGGGACACCGGTCGACCGAACCGGCACACACGATCGCCCTGAAACACCTGCAGCTGGACCCTCTCCTCGAACTCGACATGCGCTTGGGTGAGGGGTCGGGCGCGGTGGCCGCACTACCGATCCTGCAAGGTGCCGTGGCCACACTCGCATTCATGGCGACGTTCGACGAGGCGGGAGTCAGCACTGGCGACGTCACCGAGGCCGACGTCGCCGACGTGGACTGA
- a CDS encoding adenosylcobinamide-GDP ribazoletransferase yields MSGLLLAFSWLTVLPLRGPDSVDRAAGGRAIRYAPVTGAALGVLAAGLLWLLVSAGLNPALGGLLTVGALALATRGMHIDGLSDTVDGLGCYGPPERAKAVMHSGGAGPFGVCALLICLGTQALAFGSLAVAGQFGAVAVAVATGRVAVVFACRRGVPASATEGFGALVAETQSWWTAFAWTVPLLAAAAWCGPDWWHGIIVVAVTLALSALLVAHCVRRFAGVNGDVLGAAIEITVAAAAVGFLL; encoded by the coding sequence GTGTCTGGGTTGTTGCTGGCGTTTTCCTGGTTGACCGTGCTCCCGCTCCGCGGCCCCGACAGCGTGGACCGTGCAGCAGGCGGGCGCGCGATCCGATATGCACCCGTGACCGGTGCGGCCCTGGGCGTGTTGGCCGCCGGCCTGCTGTGGCTCCTGGTGTCGGCAGGACTGAACCCGGCCCTGGGAGGGCTGTTGACGGTCGGGGCTCTCGCGCTCGCCACTCGTGGCATGCACATCGACGGATTGTCCGACACGGTCGACGGTCTCGGGTGTTACGGGCCGCCTGAACGCGCAAAGGCTGTGATGCACAGTGGCGGCGCAGGCCCGTTCGGCGTGTGTGCCCTGCTGATCTGCCTCGGGACACAGGCTCTTGCTTTCGGTTCACTCGCCGTTGCAGGACAGTTCGGGGCCGTAGCAGTCGCCGTGGCGACCGGGCGCGTCGCCGTCGTATTCGCTTGCCGCCGTGGAGTTCCGGCATCGGCCACTGAAGGTTTCGGCGCACTCGTTGCCGAAACACAGTCGTGGTGGACGGCGTTCGCCTGGACGGTCCCGCTGCTAGCAGCAGCGGCGTGGTGCGGCCCCGACTGGTGGCACGGGATCATCGTCGTCGCGGTGACTCTCGCCCTGTCGGCTCTGTTGGTGGCGCACTGTGTCCGCCGGTTCGCAGGCGTGAACGGTGACGTGCTGGGTGCCGCGATCGAGATCACGGTTGCGGCCGCAGCGGTCGGTTTCCTCCTCTGA
- a CDS encoding HesB/IscA family protein: protein MTVQNETATHGVKMTEAASAKAKALLDQEGRDDLALRIAVQPGGCAGLRYQLFFDDRNLDGDLIVDFGGVALAVDRMSAPYVEGASIDFVDTIEKQGFTIDNPNATGSCACGDSFN, encoded by the coding sequence ATGACTGTGCAGAACGAGACCGCCACCCACGGCGTCAAGATGACCGAGGCTGCGTCCGCCAAGGCAAAGGCGCTGCTCGATCAGGAGGGTCGTGACGACCTCGCACTGCGTATCGCCGTGCAACCCGGCGGCTGCGCAGGACTGCGTTACCAGCTTTTCTTCGACGATCGCAACCTCGACGGCGACCTCATCGTCGACTTCGGCGGCGTAGCCCTCGCTGTCGACCGGATGAGCGCGCCGTACGTCGAAGGTGCGTCGATCGATTTCGTCGACACCATCGAGAAGCAGGGGTTCACCATCGACAACCCCAACGCCACCGGGTCCTGCGCCTGCGGCGACTCCTTCAACTGA
- a CDS encoding DUF3043 domain-containing protein, with protein sequence MKLLRRGDSDNSDKRDAETAAPSTAPESESAEQVGKGRPTPKRRDAEARRRGPVAPAPLTAKEARARRKATRGSKEERKIAAAERRATASERRARMLAGEDKYLLPRDKGPVRAYVRDIVDARRNLVGLFMPLALVLIMAMFVSPALQAIVTLAMLVMMLFMAAEGVWLGRKINSRVRERFPDTIDGGFKLGWYAFVRASQIRKLRAPKPRVRPGDAI encoded by the coding sequence GTGAAATTGCTACGCCGCGGTGATTCGGACAATTCAGACAAGCGGGATGCCGAGACGGCCGCGCCGTCCACGGCACCGGAATCCGAGTCCGCCGAACAGGTCGGCAAGGGCCGTCCGACTCCTAAACGCCGCGACGCGGAAGCGAGGCGGCGAGGACCTGTGGCACCGGCACCTCTGACAGCGAAAGAGGCGCGGGCCCGCCGCAAAGCCACGCGGGGTAGCAAGGAAGAACGCAAGATCGCTGCCGCGGAACGGCGGGCCACGGCGTCCGAGCGGCGCGCCCGCATGCTCGCAGGGGAGGACAAGTACCTCCTGCCGCGCGACAAGGGGCCGGTCCGCGCGTATGTCCGCGACATCGTCGACGCCCGGCGCAACCTCGTCGGACTTTTCATGCCACTGGCGCTGGTACTGATCATGGCGATGTTCGTTAGCCCCGCCCTGCAGGCGATCGTGACGCTGGCGATGCTCGTGATGATGCTGTTCATGGCCGCAGAAGGCGTGTGGCTGGGTCGCAAGATCAACTCCCGGGTGCGCGAGCGCTTCCCGGATACGATCGACGGCGGCTTCAAACTCGGCTGGTATGCGTTCGTTCGGGCGTCGCAGATTCGTAAGCTTCGCGCTCCGAAGCCCCGGGTTCGTCCGGGCGACGCAATCTAG
- a CDS encoding cation diffusion facilitator family transporter, giving the protein MSHAPKPPTHTHGEGHTHGHGHRREGGGRFRAAVQEVFAPHSHDAADSVDDALESSEIGIRAVKISLVALGVTAIAQLVIVAVSGSVALLADTVHNFSDALTAIPLWIAFALGRRAATRRYTYGFGRAEDLAGLFVVAMITLSAVIAGVEAVRRLITPVPIEHVGWVAAAGLVGFVGNEFVALYRIRVGRQIGSAALVADGLHARTDGFTSLAVLFGAGGVALGFPLADPIVGLVITVAILAVLRTAVRDVFRRLMDGVDPELVDAAEESLSVEPGVSEVRSVRMRWIGHRLHADVELDIDPEISLAEAHRLAHEAEHTLTHAVPKLSTALVHAYPAHQHVVAGAP; this is encoded by the coding sequence ATGAGTCACGCGCCGAAACCACCGACTCACACCCACGGTGAAGGCCACACCCACGGTCACGGCCACAGGCGCGAGGGTGGTGGTCGGTTCCGGGCGGCGGTGCAGGAGGTGTTCGCCCCGCACAGTCACGACGCAGCGGACAGTGTCGACGACGCCCTCGAATCGAGCGAGATCGGCATTCGGGCGGTGAAGATCAGCCTGGTCGCGCTGGGTGTCACCGCGATTGCTCAGTTGGTGATCGTCGCCGTGTCGGGTTCGGTCGCATTGCTGGCGGACACGGTGCACAACTTCTCCGACGCACTGACCGCGATTCCGTTGTGGATTGCGTTCGCGCTCGGGCGTCGGGCGGCCACTCGCCGCTATACCTACGGGTTCGGGCGGGCCGAGGACTTGGCGGGGCTGTTCGTGGTCGCGATGATCACGCTGTCCGCAGTGATCGCCGGAGTGGAAGCCGTGCGGCGACTGATCACCCCGGTCCCGATCGAGCACGTCGGGTGGGTTGCCGCGGCAGGACTCGTCGGATTCGTCGGTAACGAATTCGTCGCCCTCTACCGCATTCGGGTGGGCCGCCAGATCGGCTCCGCCGCCCTGGTCGCCGACGGATTGCACGCACGCACCGACGGTTTCACCTCCCTGGCCGTGCTGTTCGGCGCGGGGGGTGTGGCCCTGGGCTTCCCATTGGCCGACCCCATCGTCGGACTGGTCATCACCGTGGCGATCCTCGCGGTCCTGCGCACCGCGGTGCGGGACGTGTTCCGCCGTTTGATGGACGGGGTCGATCCGGAACTCGTCGACGCCGCCGAGGAATCGTTGTCCGTAGAACCCGGGGTGAGTGAGGTGCGCAGCGTGCGAATGCGGTGGATCGGGCACCGTCTGCATGCCGACGTCGAGCTCGACATCGACCCCGAAATCAGCCTGGCCGAAGCGCACCGGTTAGCGCACGAGGCCGAGCACACCTTGACCCATGCGGTGCCGAAATTGTCCACCGCACTCGTCCATGCCTACCCCGCCCACCAACACGTTGTCGCCGGCGCGCCCTGA
- the asnB gene encoding asparagine synthase (glutamine-hydrolyzing), which translates to MCGLLGLLTSGETSDYAVSQVDEAMHCLRHRGPDEHGTWHDDHLVFGFNRLSIIDIEHSHQPLRWGPAENPQRYALTFNGEIYNYLEVRAELAEQFGAQFVTEGDSEAIVAAFHYWGEDAVRRLRGMFAFAIWDTETRELFIARDPFGIKPLFLATGTGGTAFGSEKKSLLELADLIGIGTDLDPRAVEHYTVLQYVPEPETLHKDIRRLESGCFARVRPGEAPVITRYFAPAFPVRPFTAGTEKSRYAEIAAALEDSVAKHMRADVTVGSFLSGGIDSTAIAALAMRHNPNLITFTTGFEREGYSEVDVAAESAEAIGARHVVKVVSPAEFAAAIPEIVWYLDDPVADPALVPLWFVAKEARKHVKVVLSGEGADELFGGYTIYREPLSLKPFEYLPKGLRRAAGRLSERIPDGTRGKSLLNRGSLTLEERYYGNARSFNDAQLRTVLRDFRPEWTHRDVTDPIYAQSQGWDPVARMQHLDLFTWLRGDILVKADKMTMANSLELRVPFLDPEVFEVASRVPLEQKITKNTTKYALRQALEGIVPGHVLHRAKLGFPVPLRHWLRGTELFDWAHEQIAASGTDHLLDKAAVAKMLDDHRDGVSDHSRRLWTVLTFMVWHGIFVENRITPKIAEPAYPVSL; encoded by the coding sequence GTGTGCGGACTGCTCGGGCTACTGACCTCTGGAGAAACCAGCGACTACGCCGTCTCACAGGTCGACGAGGCGATGCACTGCCTGCGGCATCGCGGGCCGGACGAGCACGGGACGTGGCACGACGATCACCTCGTGTTCGGCTTCAATCGACTGTCGATCATCGACATCGAACACTCCCACCAGCCGTTGCGGTGGGGTCCTGCCGAGAACCCGCAGCGGTACGCCCTCACCTTCAACGGTGAGATCTACAACTACCTCGAGGTTCGCGCGGAACTGGCCGAGCAGTTCGGGGCGCAGTTCGTGACCGAAGGCGACAGTGAGGCCATCGTCGCGGCGTTCCATTACTGGGGCGAGGACGCTGTGCGGCGCCTGCGCGGCATGTTCGCGTTCGCGATCTGGGACACCGAGACGCGGGAGCTGTTCATTGCCCGCGACCCCTTCGGCATCAAGCCTCTGTTTCTGGCGACGGGGACGGGCGGCACCGCGTTCGGCAGCGAGAAGAAGAGCCTGCTCGAGCTGGCCGACCTCATCGGTATCGGTACGGACCTCGATCCGCGGGCCGTGGAGCACTACACGGTGTTGCAGTACGTGCCGGAACCGGAGACGTTGCACAAGGACATCCGCCGACTCGAATCGGGCTGCTTCGCGCGGGTGCGTCCGGGCGAGGCACCCGTCATCACCCGGTATTTCGCCCCTGCCTTCCCGGTGCGGCCCTTCACCGCCGGAACGGAGAAGTCCCGGTATGCGGAGATCGCGGCGGCTCTGGAGGATTCTGTCGCCAAGCACATGCGCGCCGATGTCACGGTTGGGTCCTTCCTGTCGGGCGGCATCGATTCGACGGCCATTGCGGCGCTCGCGATGCGCCACAATCCGAACCTGATCACCTTCACCACCGGCTTCGAGCGGGAGGGCTATTCCGAGGTCGACGTCGCGGCCGAGTCGGCAGAGGCCATCGGGGCACGGCACGTCGTCAAGGTGGTCAGCCCCGCGGAATTCGCGGCGGCTATCCCGGAGATCGTGTGGTACCTCGACGACCCCGTCGCCGATCCGGCCCTCGTCCCGCTGTGGTTCGTCGCGAAGGAAGCCCGCAAGCACGTCAAGGTGGTGCTGTCGGGCGAGGGCGCCGACGAGTTGTTCGGCGGCTACACCATCTACCGCGAGCCGCTGTCACTGAAGCCGTTCGAGTATCTGCCGAAGGGTCTGCGGCGGGCCGCCGGACGCTTGTCGGAACGGATCCCCGACGGGACACGCGGAAAGAGCTTGCTCAATCGCGGTTCGCTCACCCTCGAGGAGCGGTACTACGGCAACGCCCGCAGCTTCAACGACGCCCAGCTGCGCACGGTGCTGCGCGATTTCCGTCCCGAATGGACGCATCGGGACGTCACGGACCCGATCTACGCCCAGTCGCAGGGATGGGACCCCGTGGCCCGCATGCAGCACCTCGACCTGTTCACCTGGTTGCGCGGTGACATCCTGGTCAAGGCAGACAAGATGACCATGGCCAACTCCCTCGAACTGCGGGTGCCCTTCCTCGACCCGGAGGTGTTCGAGGTGGCCTCCCGGGTGCCGTTGGAACAGAAAATCACCAAGAACACCACGAAGTACGCGCTACGGCAGGCTCTCGAAGGCATCGTGCCCGGCCACGTGCTGCACCGGGCCAAGCTCGGGTTTCCCGTGCCGCTTCGGCACTGGTTACGCGGCACGGAACTCTTCGACTGGGCGCACGAGCAGATCGCCGCGTCCGGCACCGACCATCTGCTCGACAAGGCCGCCGTCGCGAAGATGCTCGACGATCACCGGGACGGCGTCTCAGATCACAGCCGTCGCCTGTGGACCGTCCTGACCTTCATGGTCTGGCACGGCATCTTCGTCGAGAACCGGATCACCCCGAAGATCGCGGAGCCTGCGTACCCGGTGTCCCTCTAG
- a CDS encoding class I SAM-dependent methyltransferase, whose product MGFGGFRRRVFDGLVALSGAKPGDEVLDIGCGTGIFSRRAARVVRPGGRVVGIDPSPPMIEYAARRALANCTFVIAGAEDLPQPDASFDLVTSSLAIHHIPPELRAKALAEAFRVLRPGGRLLIADFRPPRNRIANHLVGAVSGHAMQHNPIHELAGSVRGAGFAVTGSGDRWPRLHYLQATRP is encoded by the coding sequence GTGGGGTTCGGTGGTTTCCGTCGCCGGGTCTTCGACGGCCTGGTCGCGCTGTCCGGTGCGAAACCGGGGGATGAGGTGCTCGACATCGGTTGCGGAACCGGCATCTTCTCCCGCCGTGCAGCCCGCGTGGTGCGTCCGGGTGGGCGGGTGGTGGGCATCGATCCGTCACCGCCGATGATCGAGTACGCGGCCCGGCGAGCCCTCGCGAACTGCACCTTCGTGATCGCCGGCGCCGAAGACCTTCCCCAGCCGGACGCGTCTTTCGACCTCGTGACCTCCAGCCTGGCCATTCATCACATTCCACCCGAACTGCGCGCGAAGGCGCTTGCAGAGGCGTTCCGGGTGCTCAGGCCCGGCGGGAGGCTGTTGATCGCCGACTTCCGGCCACCGCGCAACCGCATCGCCAACCACCTCGTCGGAGCTGTGAGCGGCCATGCGATGCAGCACAATCCGATCCACGAATTGGCCGGTTCGGTTCGCGGCGCCGGATTCGCGGTCACCGGGAGCGGTGACCGCTGGCCCCGCCTGCATTACCTTCAGGCAACACGACCCTGA
- a CDS encoding branched-chain amino acid aminotransferase, translated as MTGVTEFLRVPHPSPASDEARREILAAPGFGRYFTDHMVSITYSAVHGWHDARVEPYGPLQLDPAAMVLHYGQAIFEGLKAYRQPDGGIATFRIEANAERLVTSARRLAMPELPAELFVKSITELLDVDHAWVPAAGGEDALYLRPFMFSTEAGLGVRPADEYRYLLIASPAGAYFPRGVKPVSVWLSTEYVRAAPGGTGAAKFAGNYAASLLAQAQAADEGCDQVVWLDALERAYVEEMGGMNLFFVYGSGSDARLVTPSLSGSLLPGITRNSLLTLATDAGFAVEERRISTEEWRTKTLSGEITEVFACGTAAVITPVGRVKSAEGEFVVADGEPGEVTMALRDTLTGIQRGTFADTHGWMHKLR; from the coding sequence ATGACAGGTGTCACCGAGTTTCTTCGCGTCCCGCATCCTTCCCCCGCCTCGGATGAGGCGCGGCGAGAGATATTGGCGGCGCCCGGATTCGGTCGGTACTTCACGGACCACATGGTGTCGATCACCTACTCCGCCGTCCACGGTTGGCACGACGCCCGGGTGGAACCCTACGGTCCGCTCCAACTCGATCCGGCGGCCATGGTGCTGCACTACGGGCAGGCCATCTTCGAGGGCCTCAAGGCGTACCGGCAGCCGGACGGTGGCATCGCGACGTTCCGCATCGAGGCGAACGCCGAACGACTCGTCACCTCGGCTCGTCGGCTCGCGATGCCCGAACTTCCCGCCGAGTTGTTCGTCAAGTCGATCACTGAACTCCTCGACGTCGATCACGCGTGGGTGCCTGCCGCCGGCGGTGAGGATGCGCTGTATCTGCGTCCTTTCATGTTCTCCACCGAGGCCGGCCTGGGGGTGCGGCCGGCCGACGAGTACCGCTACCTCCTGATTGCCTCGCCTGCGGGGGCATACTTTCCGCGCGGGGTGAAGCCGGTCAGCGTGTGGCTTTCGACGGAGTACGTGCGCGCGGCTCCCGGAGGAACCGGCGCGGCCAAGTTCGCCGGCAACTACGCGGCTTCGCTTCTCGCCCAGGCGCAGGCGGCCGACGAAGGCTGTGATCAGGTGGTGTGGCTCGACGCCCTCGAGCGTGCATACGTCGAGGAAATGGGCGGGATGAATCTCTTCTTCGTCTACGGGTCCGGTTCCGATGCCCGCCTCGTCACACCCTCGCTGTCCGGCTCGCTACTTCCGGGCATCACCCGGAATTCGCTGCTGACCCTGGCAACCGACGCCGGTTTCGCAGTCGAGGAACGTCGTATCAGCACCGAGGAATGGCGAACCAAGACCCTGTCGGGAGAGATCACCGAGGTATTCGCCTGCGGCACCGCAGCAGTCATCACCCCGGTGGGACGGGTCAAGTCGGCAGAGGGCGAGTTCGTCGTCGCCGACGGGGAGCCGGGAGAGGTCACGATGGCCCTGCGGGACACCCTTACCGGGATTCAGCGTGGCACGTTCGCCGACACCCACGGCTGGATGCACAAGCTGCGCTGA
- a CDS encoding carbohydrate kinase family protein, translating into MTIAVTGSIATDHLMRFPGRFAEQLLADQLSHISLSFLVDDLVVRRGGVGGNIAYAMGVLGGSPLLVGAVGADFADYREWLESNGVDCTAVRISTTAHTARFVCTTDVDMAQIASFYPGAMSEAREIELEQVTGTSGSVDLVLIGANDPAAMIRHTDECRQKNIPFAADPSQQLARLNGDEATALIRGAKYLFTNEYEWGLLQQKTGLSEEQIREQVGVRVTTLGSKGVDIVESDGTHTRVTVVPEKGKVDPTGVGDGFRAGFLLAHSAGLSFERSAQLGSLVAVLVLETMGTQEWTFDRDEAVKRLADAYGATAADEIAAFLP; encoded by the coding sequence GTGACAATTGCGGTAACCGGTTCCATCGCCACCGACCACCTGATGCGGTTCCCCGGCCGGTTCGCCGAGCAACTGCTCGCCGATCAGCTCAGCCATATCTCGTTGAGTTTCCTGGTCGATGACCTCGTGGTCCGGCGTGGGGGAGTGGGCGGCAACATCGCGTACGCCATGGGTGTCCTGGGCGGCTCGCCGCTCCTCGTCGGCGCCGTGGGGGCCGACTTCGCCGATTACCGTGAGTGGCTCGAGAGCAACGGCGTCGACTGCACCGCCGTTCGGATCTCCACGACGGCGCACACCGCGCGGTTCGTCTGCACCACGGATGTGGACATGGCGCAGATCGCGTCGTTCTACCCCGGCGCAATGAGCGAGGCTCGCGAGATCGAGCTCGAACAGGTCACCGGAACTAGTGGAAGTGTCGACTTGGTGCTGATCGGCGCCAACGACCCCGCCGCGATGATCCGACACACGGACGAATGCAGGCAGAAGAACATTCCATTCGCGGCCGACCCCTCGCAGCAGCTGGCCCGGCTCAACGGTGACGAGGCAACGGCGCTGATCCGAGGCGCCAAGTACCTGTTCACCAACGAGTACGAATGGGGATTGCTCCAGCAGAAGACGGGGCTGTCCGAGGAGCAGATTCGTGAGCAGGTCGGCGTCCGGGTCACCACGCTGGGTTCGAAGGGCGTCGACATCGTCGAGTCGGACGGAACCCATACCCGGGTCACCGTCGTACCGGAGAAGGGCAAAGTCGACCCCACCGGTGTCGGCGACGGATTCCGGGCCGGATTCCTCCTCGCGCACAGCGCCGGCCTGAGTTTCGAGCGCTCCGCCCAGCTGGGATCGCTCGTCGCAGTGCTCGTCCTGGAGACAATGGGAACCCAGGAGTGGACCTTCGACCGGGACGAGGCCGTCAAACGACTGGCCGATGCGTACGGCGCCACCGCGGCCGACGAGATTGCGGCGTTTCTCCCGTAA